The nucleotide sequence ATGAGCGGATGGAGGTCAAGGTACCTGTCCCTATCACGGGTAGGGGTCGCCAAGGGCGGGATGAACACCAAGTCGCGGCGGCACCTCGGTTTTTGGCACCGCCATTGTTAATGTTAACAGTGCGATCGATGCTTGATTGTAATCCAGATCGGGCCGGGCATCGGTGTGGTCGATCGCCCCTGCAGCGGCACTCGGCAAGCCACTACGATGAGGCAACACTGGATCTTTGCATTGGCCGATATGGCCATCTTTTTCGAACCCGATACCCGGCGGAGTTGCTGTGGAAATCCTGGATGTCATCTCGCGCATCACCCACGTCGGCACGGCGATCGTCTTGATCGGCGGCAGCGCATTCACCGCGTTGGTGCTGATGCCCGCCGCGTCACAGATCCCCGATGAGTCGCATCAGACGTTGCGTGCGGCGGTCGCCGAACGTTGGAAACGCATTGTTCACGCCGGCATTTTGCTGTTTTTGATCAGCGGCTTTTACAACTACGTTCGTGCGATCGAAGACCATCGGGGCGACGGGATCTACCACGCCCTGATCGGAACGAAAATGTTGCTGGCGTTCGTGATCATGTTTCTGGCCGCGGCTTTGGTCGGACGAAGCGCGGCATTGCAGAAGCTGCGCCAACAGCGTGGTCGCACATTGACCATCATGCTGACGTTGGCGGCCGTCGTGGTCGCCATCGGCGGCTATGCAAAGGTGCGTGGCGTCCCCGTCGACGTCCCGCAAGAAATCACGGTCGACGCCGAAGAATAGATAGAACGAGTCTGAACGGTGATCCGACCGGATTGCCACGGGCAATGCGTCTAGACGTTCTTCCAAGCACGTTCGGCGGCGCTGGACAAGACTGCGTCGCAGACCTTCTGGGTTTCCAGGGCGTCGCGGAAGGTCGGACCGATCGCTTCACCGGTCTCCAACGACTTCAGGAAGTCGGCGACTTGGTGAATGAAGGTGTGTTCGTAGCCGATCTGTAGACCCGGAACCCACCAATTGCCCATGTAGGGCTGATCACCGTCGGTCACGTGCACGCTGCGCCAACCGCGAACGACTGAATCATCGCTGTGATCGAAATATTCCAGGCGGTGCAGATCGTGAAGGTCCCAACGGATCGATGCTTTTTCGCCGTTGATTTCCAGCGTGTAAAGCGCCTTGTGTCCGCGGGCATAGCGGGTCGATTCGAACAAACCCAGTGACCCGTTGTCGAAGTGGCAGAAGAAGCTGCATGCGTCATCGATCTTGACGGGTTTCTTTTCACCCGTTTCCGCGTGGGTGCGTTCCTTGACGAAGGTTTCCGTGACGGCGGAGACATCGGTGATGCCGCCGTTAAGCCAGATGGCGGTGTCGATACAGTGCGCCAGCAGGTCGCCCGTCACGCCGCTGCCGGCCGCTTCGGCATCCAAACGCCAGGTCGCCGCGCCGCCTTGGGGCACGTCCGCGTTGATCGTCCAGTCTTGCAGAAAGTTTGCGCGGTAATGAAAGATTTTGCCCAAGCGACCTTGGTCGATCAGTTGCTTGGCCAACGTCACGGCGGGAACACGCCGATAGTTGTACCAGACCATGTTCCGAACGCCGGCATCTTCGACGGCCTTGCACATTTCTTCGCCTTCGGCCGTGTTCATTGCCAACGGCTTTTCGCACAGGATCATCTTGCCCGCTTTGGCGGCGGCGATGGAAATTTCCTTGTGCAAATTGTTCGGCGTGCAAACGTCGATCGCATCGATGTCGTCACGCTCGATCAGCTTTCGCCAATCGGTTTCCACCGATTCATATCCCCATTGCTGGGCAAACGCCTTCGCCTTTTCCTCGTTGCGTGCACAAACGGCTTTCAGGACCGGCTTGTACTGCAAATCAAAAAAATGATTCGCCTGGCAATAACCGTTGGTGTGGGTTCGGCCCATGAAGCCGTAGCCGATCATGCCGATGTTCAAGGTTTTCATTGGTGCAGGTGCGTTCGCTGAGCGGGGAGAAATGGGTGGGAGCTTCTGGGCAAGGTTTTACCATGCACCGATCGGTCGTTGGTGCCGACCGGTGATGATCGAAGGCGGGACGAAACGGATCGATCGATCCGATATCCGTCGGCATGGACGTCGGAGACCTATTCGTTCCAGCCGTGAGCGTCTTGAACGCTAATCATCGCGGCCAAGATGTGATTCCACGTGTCGGCACTGTGCATGACGTCATTGGGGAACATGCATCCGTCCCAACAGATGTGTCGACACGTCGTCAGCACATCACCGTGTTCGTCACGCAACCAGTATCCGGCGTCGTGAGCGATGTCCAATTTGCCGTTGGGGTCATCGGGCAAACAGTGACGTCCGGTCTTGTCATGGCTGCCCGTCCCGTGGACCGACGCGTCGTTCTGGGCGACATGAAAGTCGATGGTCCATGGACGCAAGATGTGGGTCAGTTCCCTGAACGCATGATCCAAACGATCTTTGTCGTTCCAGTCAAAGTCTTGCGGCAGGATGGCGTCTTCCGGTGCGTTGTAGCCCAACAGGTACAACAACGTGTGTGCCATGTCGGCTTGGAAACCGAACCGTTCGGGGTGACCGACACGTTCCAAAAGGTCGGCCATCTTTCGCCAGCTGTGCATGCCGCCCCAACAGATTTCGCCTTCGGCGGCCAAACGTTGGTCGTATTCCTCGGCGATGTCCGCGGCCGCTTTGAACGTGTCGGCGATGCGCGACTGGTTGGCGTGCGGATCTTTGATCCAATCGGCCACGGGCATGGCCGAATCCAAACGCACCACGCCGTAGGGTCGAATTCCGATCTCGGTCAAACGTTTGGCAACGCTACAGCCTTTGCGGACTTGCGTCAGAAAGGCTTCGATGTCGTCCTTGGTACCACCGGCAGGGCCACCGCCGGTCGGTTCCCAAACCGGTGCGACGACGCTGCCGATCACCAGGCCGCGTTCTTTGACGCGGCGGGCGACGTCTTCCAACTGTTCGTCAGTGGAATCGATCGAGATGTGTGGATCGTACAAAAAGATGTCGACGCCATCGAATTTACGTCCATCGACTTGGGCGGCCGCGGTCAGATCCAGCATTTCGTCCAGTTCGATCACCGGGTTGGCGTCATCGTCGCCTTTGCCCACGACCCCCGGCCATGCCGCGTTGTGCAGTTTGGGAAATTGATTGGGATGATCAGTCATCGTTGTGCTCGCTTTCTATCGATTCGCGTTTCAGCTGCCGGCGGAGGGAAGGTTTTCGTGGGTGTCGGGACCAAAGTATCGCAGACCGACCAACGGTTCGCTGCCGGTGTTTTCGATTTCCACCCCGGCGGTCGCCGCGGTGTGAGAGATGAAGACTTCGTCGGTCGTGTGTTCACCGAAGCGAATCATCGCGGGGGTCTGCAGATCCAATTTGCCCATCCGTCCGCGTCCTTGGACGGTGATCCAACTGCTTGCACCGGGGTCTTGCAGTTTGCACTTCGCACCCGGCTGGATGGTCAATTCTTTTGCGCTGAACAATTGACGTCCGTCGACAGTGCCATAGACGATCCACAGATCTTCGTATCCATCGCCGCTGCGTGATTCGTCGCGGACGGGTTCTAAGAAGTTGCTTTGCTTGAAATGGGTGTCGACGTTCTTGTCCCAATCCAACTGACCGACGATGAAATCCAAGTCGCGATGTTTTTCCTCCGGCATGTCTTTGACCAACAATTCCCAGGGGACGTAGCGGCCTTCGACGATTGATTGGTACATGCCGAACACGTCGCTGCCCCACTGCGGTTCATAGGTGCACAGTGAACCCGGTGCATGCAAAACACCCGGCGGGATCAGCCAACCGGTACCACGTTGCAATCGATAAGCGCGGCTGAGATCCAAGATGCCATTATCACCGTCGTCCCAACGTTCCAAACAGCGACGGACGTCTTCGGGTTGGGTGCCGGGTTCCAACCCCATGAACGTGTACGCGAAGTTGTTGTCGACGTTGTTCAATTGGGGCGGAAAGTAATAGCTTTCGGGTTTGCCTTCTTGGCCCACCAATTTGGCGTCTTCGAAGCTTTGGTGCATGTGGTGCGGGATCGGCCCCATGTTGTCGAAGAACTTCGAATACACGGGCCAACGGTCATACTCCGCAAACATGTCTTTGCCGATCAGTTGATCGCCTTGTTCGGCGACGGCATCCCGCAGCAAGAATTGTTGGCCTTCGAACAGGCACATGCTGAGCCCTTCGTGCCAGACGCGACCATCGTTTGCCGCTTCGGTCGTGCTGCCGAACCATCGTTCATCGATCCCACCGCGTTGGGCGCCGAAGCGATAGTAGTCGTTGGGGTGCAGTCTGATCCGTCGTCCGGGATGCAGGAACGAACGTGGCACCCAGGTCGGGGTCAGCCGCAGCAATCCATCGCCGGCGTCCATGGCACGGTCCAAGATGGCGGCCACGTTGTCGCTTGAAATCAAACCTTCGTCTAACTTGATCTGGCTCATGGTTCCGGTCTGGTATTGAATGTCGGTTGCCGATCGCTTTGGGCAGGATCCAAGGGGGCGCCATGCAGGGTTCGCGTTCGGCGGAAGGGGCGTTTGGCGCAACCCGAAACGACCGTTTTATTCACTGCCTGTTCTGGGTACAAGAACGCACACCGGTGCAGCACATTCCCGAAAGACCAAGATGACAACAGAATCCCAGCCATTGCGTTCGCTAGAAAACCGATCGGATTCCATCCGATGGGACCCGGATTCGCCGCTGTCGATGACGGTCAACACGCGTCAGGGCGACATCGTGACACGCCTGGGTCGGTTCGTCGGTGGCCGCAGCGACGGGGTTGAAATCGTTGAAATCGACACCGGTGCGGCAATTGTGCGCGTCTTGCCCAGTCGCGGAATGGGCATTTGGGAAATCGAAGTCGGTGGGACTCGTTTCGGTTGGCGATCCCCGGTCGAAGGCCCGGTTCATCCCGAACACGTTCCCGTGTTCGATCCCAGCGGATTGGGTTGGCTGGAAGGTTTCGACGAACTGGTCGCGCGTTGTGGGTTGGAAAGCAACGGCGCACCCCAACACAACGATGCGGGTCATTTGGTTTATCCGCTGCACGGCCGGATCGCCAACTTGCCAGCCGATTCATTGTCGATCGAGTTTGACGAAGCGTCCGGACGTCTGGACCTGATCGGCGAAATGTTGGAAAGCCGTCTGTTCTTCAAGCGATTTCGCTTGCGAACCCGCATTCGCATGCACGCCGGATCGACACGAGTGGATCTGTTGGATGACGTGACCAACGAACTGGACAAAGCCGCCACCGCACAGATGCTTTATCACATCAATGTCGGACCACCCGTGTTGGGCGAAGGCGCGACGCTGGATGCTCCGATCGTCGAATTGGCCGGCAAAGATGATCTATCAGCTGGCGAGATCGAGCATTGGAACCAATTCGGTCCACCCACGGCCGGTTACGGCGAACGGGTGTATTTCAGCCAGCTGCAAGCCGACGACAACGGGCACACCACCGCGATGCTGTGTTCGGCCGATCGCGACAAAGCGCTTGCCGTTGACTTTGCGACCAAGACCCTGCCGTACTTCGTGACCTGGAAAAACACGGCGTCGGAAAACGATGGTTACGTGACCGGTTTGGAACCAGCAACCAACCTGCCCAACACCCGCGAGTTCGAAACCGGACACGGTCGCGTCGTCACGTTGGAACCGGGTGAATGCGTCTCGTTCCGTCTTTCGCTGATCCCAATGACCGATGCCGCAAAGATCGAAAAGGTCAGCGACGCGATCGAACGCTTGCGCGAAGGCATCGACACCACGGTGCACCAAGAACCAAAACCGGGCTGGTCCGCCTGATTTCAATCAATCAGCGAGAGCACGGACGCCTGGGGGCGGTCCATCTGGCTGATGGTTTTGATCGTTGCCATTCGCTTTGCGAAAGTTGAATGTTGCGACGATGCTTTCAACGAGCGGAAGGCAACGATGAGAGAACATCGAGCCGCTAGCGGACTTCGACGCCTTCGATTTCAAACACGGCCAAGTGGCTGGCGCCGTCGGGTCCGCGGCCGCCGGGATAGCGATAGGATTTGGCGTCGATCTTGAATTTACCCCGCACGGTCACCGGGCGAGTGACAAAGTCGGTGGTGTTGCCATCGGTCATCTTGACCATGACACAATCAAAAAGTGCCGCGCCCGGTCCGAAGCAACATTCTTGGTTGTCACGCACCAAGACGAACTGATCGATGTTGGTCATCCGGAACAGCGTACTGGGCAAGATATAGCCGCGCAGTTCGACGGTTCGTCCGTTCAAAAATTTGACACGGTCGGTCAATTGTTTTTCGTCAAAGGTTTCACCCTTTTCGATGTCAAACTTCAAGTCGTCGAAGTTGATATCTCCTTTCGCCAGCCGCGCCTGACTGCTCTTGCGATCCTCCGCCAGCTCGCGCCCCTCATTGTCGACCTGGGCACCGCGAATGGCCGCGCGTGAGGGGCGGGATTGGTCCTCGGCGGTCACCGTAGCGGCGATCCAAGATCCGGCCGTCAGGGTCAAACAAGCGGCCAGCAAATTCCAACGACTGCCCGCAGCGTGGCGTGCCGGGGACGCGATCGAGGTCGGGACAATGTTCGGCTGCACAACAAAAACCTGGGATCGCGGTGTACGGATGACGAGGTTCAGCGGATTTGGTCGACCTTCATTCGATACAACACTTGGTTGTCAAAGTCGGCGATTTCACGCGGCGTTCGGTTCAATTGGAACTCGCCGGCCAGTTTCTGTTTCAGGAAACCGGCACGAACGGTCTGTCCGCCCTTCAGGGTCACTTCAATCATGTCGCTGCTGACCGGCTGTCCGCCGAAACAGCAAGTGCCCAAGTCGGGAACCAGGATGAATTGACGAAGCATGCCGCTGCCAGAGGACGGGTGGATGTAACCCTTCAAAAAAACCTTCTCCCCGTCAATCTCAAAAGCCTTATCGGCCGGCATGTCCGATTCGCTTTCGGGTTGCTGCAGCTCATAAAAATGGACTCGCGTGTAA is from Crateriforma conspicua and encodes:
- a CDS encoding Gfo/Idh/MocA family protein, whose amino-acid sequence is MKTLNIGMIGYGFMGRTHTNGYCQANHFFDLQYKPVLKAVCARNEEKAKAFAQQWGYESVETDWRKLIERDDIDAIDVCTPNNLHKEISIAAAKAGKMILCEKPLAMNTAEGEEMCKAVEDAGVRNMVWYNYRRVPAVTLAKQLIDQGRLGKIFHYRANFLQDWTINADVPQGGAATWRLDAEAAGSGVTGDLLAHCIDTAIWLNGGITDVSAVTETFVKERTHAETGEKKPVKIDDACSFFCHFDNGSLGLFESTRYARGHKALYTLEINGEKASIRWDLHDLHRLEYFDHSDDSVVRGWRSVHVTDGDQPYMGNWWVPGLQIGYEHTFIHQVADFLKSLETGEAIGPTFRDALETQKVCDAVLSSAAERAWKNV
- a CDS encoding sugar phosphate isomerase/epimerase family protein produces the protein MTDHPNQFPKLHNAAWPGVVGKGDDDANPVIELDEMLDLTAAAQVDGRKFDGVDIFLYDPHISIDSTDEQLEDVARRVKERGLVIGSVVAPVWEPTGGGPAGGTKDDIEAFLTQVRKGCSVAKRLTEIGIRPYGVVRLDSAMPVADWIKDPHANQSRIADTFKAAADIAEEYDQRLAAEGEICWGGMHSWRKMADLLERVGHPERFGFQADMAHTLLYLLGYNAPEDAILPQDFDWNDKDRLDHAFRELTHILRPWTIDFHVAQNDASVHGTGSHDKTGRHCLPDDPNGKLDIAHDAGYWLRDEHGDVLTTCRHICWDGCMFPNDVMHSADTWNHILAAMISVQDAHGWNE
- a CDS encoding DUF3299 domain-containing protein, with the translated sequence MQPNIVPTSIASPARHAAGSRWNLLAACLTLTAGSWIAATVTAEDQSRPSRAAIRGAQVDNEGRELAEDRKSSQARLAKGDINFDDLKFDIEKGETFDEKQLTDRVKFLNGRTVELRGYILPSTLFRMTNIDQFVLVRDNQECCFGPGAALFDCVMVKMTDGNTTDFVTRPVTVRGKFKIDAKSYRYPGGRGPDGASHLAVFEIEGVEVR
- a CDS encoding aldose 1-epimerase family protein, with translation MTTESQPLRSLENRSDSIRWDPDSPLSMTVNTRQGDIVTRLGRFVGGRSDGVEIVEIDTGAAIVRVLPSRGMGIWEIEVGGTRFGWRSPVEGPVHPEHVPVFDPSGLGWLEGFDELVARCGLESNGAPQHNDAGHLVYPLHGRIANLPADSLSIEFDEASGRLDLIGEMLESRLFFKRFRLRTRIRMHAGSTRVDLLDDVTNELDKAATAQMLYHINVGPPVLGEGATLDAPIVELAGKDDLSAGEIEHWNQFGPPTAGYGERVYFSQLQADDNGHTTAMLCSADRDKALAVDFATKTLPYFVTWKNTASENDGYVTGLEPATNLPNTREFETGHGRVVTLEPGECVSFRLSLIPMTDAAKIEKVSDAIERLREGIDTTVHQEPKPGWSA
- a CDS encoding DUF3299 domain-containing protein; the protein is MSVDAGQLSATDDSVEFPYRAISPWAIMSIVFAFLALVGILWWPVLGMAALGLAASVLALRMIGRYPDEYSGKLLAMIGLAVNGLMLAGVGSLHAYWYMTEVPDGYTRVHFYELQQPESESDMPADKAFEIDGEKVFLKGYIHPSSGSGMLRQFILVPDLGTCCFGGQPVSSDMIEVTLKGGQTVRAGFLKQKLAGEFQLNRTPREIADFDNQVLYRMKVDQIR